Proteins encoded together in one Ferroglobus placidus DSM 10642 window:
- the trxB gene encoding thioredoxin-disulfide reductase, protein MEAILDIEGEKSEEREFDVAIIGAGPAGLTAAIYATRYGLKTVVFETVEASQLSLAPKIENYPGFEGSGFELLERIKRQALKFGAVHKFEHVERLRKDGDYFVVKTDMAEYKAKALIIATGGKHKELGVPGEKEFVGKGVSYCATCDGNFFRGKRVAVVGGGNTAVTDAIYLHEIGCDVVLIHRRDELRAEKALQEELFKRNIPVIWDTVVLRIEGNEKVERLVLLNRKTNEESVLEVDGVFIAVGIVPATDIVMDLGVERDAAGYIKVDKRQRTNVPGVFAAGDCCDNPLKQVVTACADGAIAANSAFEYIKMMQL, encoded by the coding sequence GGAGAGAGAATTTGACGTAGCAATAATCGGAGCTGGACCAGCAGGACTGACCGCTGCAATATATGCTACAAGGTACGGTCTGAAGACGGTTGTCTTCGAAACTGTGGAAGCTTCTCAGCTTTCGTTAGCTCCGAAAATAGAGAATTACCCGGGATTTGAAGGATCCGGATTTGAATTGCTTGAAAGAATCAAAAGGCAGGCTTTAAAGTTTGGAGCCGTGCACAAGTTCGAGCACGTGGAGAGGCTTAGAAAAGACGGTGACTACTTCGTCGTAAAAACCGACATGGCTGAGTATAAAGCGAAAGCTTTGATAATTGCTACCGGAGGAAAGCACAAAGAACTCGGAGTTCCTGGAGAAAAAGAATTCGTCGGGAAGGGTGTTAGCTACTGCGCCACTTGCGACGGAAACTTCTTTAGAGGGAAAAGAGTTGCCGTCGTCGGTGGAGGAAATACGGCTGTGACCGATGCGATTTACCTCCACGAAATTGGTTGCGATGTCGTTTTGATCCACAGAAGAGACGAGTTGAGGGCTGAAAAAGCTTTACAAGAGGAACTTTTCAAAAGGAACATCCCAGTAATATGGGACACGGTCGTTCTCAGAATAGAGGGTAACGAGAAGGTCGAAAGGCTCGTCCTCCTCAACAGAAAAACGAATGAAGAGAGCGTTTTAGAAGTGGACGGAGTTTTCATAGCAGTAGGAATCGTGCCAGCGACAGATATAGTCATGGATCTCGGAGTAGAAAGGGATGCTGCCGGTTACATCAAAGTTGACAAAAGGCAGAGAACAAACGTTCCCGGTGTTTTTGCCGCTGGCGACTGTTGCGACAATCCTCTAAAACAAGTTGTCACAGCATGTGCCGACGGAGCTATAGCGGCGAACTCGGCTTTTGAGTACATCAAAATGATGCAACTTTAA
- a CDS encoding 4Fe-4S binding protein — MPAVIDASKCDGCGACVEVCSEKGGAIYLDGGVAKVNEDLCMECGACTRACPNNAISIEW, encoded by the coding sequence ATGCCTGCCGTAATTGACGCTTCAAAGTGCGATGGATGCGGAGCCTGCGTGGAAGTTTGCAGCGAGAAGGGAGGAGCCATATATCTCGACGGCGGTGTGGCTAAGGTAAACGAAGACCTCTGCATGGAGTGCGGCGCGTGCACGAGAGCCTGTCCGAACAACGCGATAAGCATAGAATGGTAG
- a CDS encoding acyl-CoA dehydrogenase family protein: MDFKLTEDQKMIAEAARDIAKDFPPEYWREKDEKGEFAEEFWKAISDAGFVGIVIPEEYGGSGYGMTELLIAMEELAANGCGMGGVWYLVLTEVFGALTIVRHGTEEQKEKYLPKIAKGKLEFCMALTEPDAGTNTLNIRTRAVKDGDEWVINGNKIFISGADRAKGMLIIARTTPREEAPKRTYGISLFLADLPNPAVKINPIPKHGINYSKTCEVSFNNLRLPENALIPPQDEGWYLILDTLNPERMSFAAAAIGIARLAVSKAVEYSKQRKVFQDPIGSYQGLQFPLAEAYATLECAKLMNLKAAWLFDNNASYREVGDAANMAKVVAVEAGIRAVYWAMQTFGGYGYTKEYDVERWWREINLIRLAPVTQQMALAYIGEHVLGMPKSYRP, from the coding sequence TTGGACTTTAAACTGACGGAAGATCAGAAGATGATAGCAGAGGCTGCAAGAGATATCGCTAAAGATTTTCCTCCCGAATACTGGAGGGAAAAGGACGAGAAGGGAGAGTTTGCCGAGGAGTTCTGGAAGGCTATAAGCGATGCCGGTTTCGTAGGAATAGTAATCCCCGAAGAGTACGGGGGCTCCGGGTACGGAATGACAGAACTGCTTATAGCGATGGAGGAGTTAGCCGCCAACGGCTGCGGAATGGGGGGAGTGTGGTATCTCGTTCTTACCGAGGTCTTTGGGGCTTTGACGATTGTGAGGCACGGAACTGAAGAGCAAAAGGAAAAGTACCTTCCGAAGATCGCTAAAGGCAAGCTTGAGTTCTGCATGGCTCTGACTGAGCCCGACGCTGGAACGAACACCCTCAACATAAGGACGAGGGCAGTTAAAGACGGAGACGAGTGGGTGATAAACGGCAACAAGATATTCATAAGCGGAGCTGACAGGGCGAAGGGAATGCTTATAATCGCAAGAACGACTCCAAGAGAGGAGGCTCCGAAGAGAACTTACGGAATAAGTTTGTTCTTAGCTGACTTGCCAAATCCAGCGGTAAAGATAAACCCCATACCAAAACACGGAATAAACTATTCAAAAACCTGTGAAGTCAGCTTCAATAATTTGAGATTGCCGGAAAATGCTTTAATTCCTCCGCAAGACGAGGGGTGGTACCTAATTCTCGACACGCTGAATCCTGAGAGGATGAGTTTCGCAGCTGCGGCAATAGGCATAGCGAGATTGGCTGTTAGCAAGGCTGTGGAGTATTCCAAGCAGAGGAAGGTCTTTCAGGATCCGATCGGAAGCTACCAGGGATTGCAGTTCCCCTTGGCTGAGGCTTACGCCACGCTGGAGTGTGCAAAACTGATGAACCTGAAAGCTGCTTGGCTGTTCGACAACAACGCTTCTTACAGAGAAGTTGGTGACGCTGCCAACATGGCTAAGGTTGTGGCAGTAGAGGCAGGAATTAGAGCTGTTTACTGGGCTATGCAAACCTTCGGAGGCTACGGATACACTAAAGAATACGATGTCGAAAGGTGGTGGAGAGAGATAAACCTGATAAGGCTCGCTCCCGTAACGCAGCAGATGGCGCTCGCCTACATAGGAGAGCACGTTCTCGGAATGCCGAAAAGCTACAGACCATGA
- a CDS encoding Zn-ribbon domain-containing OB-fold protein, with protein MVFTEKIIDPRELKHVEGKIELYWVYTSGEAGDYFFKKLRDEGKFTAAKCKKCGHVFFPPRIYCEFDFSETEYVEVSGEGCVAAFAVAYYDKNGEKLEKPEIYALIEMDGTNGRIIHLLGEVNPEDVCVGMKVKPVLKPKEEREGKITDILYFKPA; from the coding sequence ATGGTTTTTACCGAAAAAATTATCGATCCTCGAGAGCTGAAGCACGTGGAAGGTAAGATAGAGCTTTACTGGGTTTACACGAGCGGAGAAGCTGGAGATTACTTTTTCAAAAAGCTGAGGGATGAGGGGAAGTTTACAGCCGCCAAATGTAAAAAATGCGGGCACGTATTCTTCCCTCCGAGGATCTACTGCGAGTTCGACTTTAGCGAGACGGAATACGTGGAAGTGAGCGGAGAGGGATGCGTTGCGGCTTTTGCTGTGGCGTACTACGATAAAAACGGAGAGAAGCTCGAAAAACCGGAAATCTACGCTCTCATAGAGATGGACGGAACAAACGGAAGAATAATTCACCTGCTCGGAGAAGTGAATCCCGAAGACGTTTGCGTTGGAATGAAAGTCAAACCGGTTCTAAAGCCGAAGGAAGAGAGAGAAGGAAAGATTACGGACATTCTTTACTTCAAACCAGCCTAA
- a CDS encoding Zn-ribbon domain-containing OB-fold protein encodes MELAVGKKDISCPPYVKGRELEAEDFEKKTITYVEDHPDIRYSFTAGQAISKFLKGLKEGKILGVKCNKCGRVMVPPREFCELCFKPINEWVELKDTGVVETFSISYIDPDARPLEEPEIVAVIAIDGASPHMGILHKLGEVEPDKVYIGMKVKAVWKPEEEREGAITDIKYWKPIEG; translated from the coding sequence ATGGAGTTGGCGGTAGGTAAGAAGGATATTAGCTGTCCTCCTTACGTTAAGGGGAGAGAGCTCGAAGCGGAGGATTTCGAGAAGAAGACGATAACGTACGTGGAAGATCACCCTGACATTCGCTATTCCTTTACAGCCGGACAGGCTATCAGCAAGTTCCTCAAGGGGTTGAAGGAGGGAAAGATTCTCGGAGTAAAGTGCAACAAGTGCGGAAGGGTTATGGTTCCTCCAAGGGAATTCTGCGAGCTTTGTTTCAAACCTATAAACGAGTGGGTCGAGCTTAAAGACACCGGAGTTGTTGAGACCTTCTCGATCTCCTACATCGATCCAGACGCGAGACCTTTAGAAGAGCCGGAAATTGTGGCAGTTATAGCTATAGACGGAGCCTCTCCACACATGGGAATTCTACATAAACTCGGCGAGGTCGAGCCGGACAAGGTTTACATCGGAATGAAAGTAAAGGCGGTCTGGAAGCCCGAAGAGGAGAGGGAGGGAGCGATAACGGATATAAAGTACTGGAAGCCGATAGAGGGGTGA